Sequence from the Ochrobactrum sp. Marseille-Q0166 genome:
TCCCGTTGCGCCGATGCCATGCCACAGGCTTTCAGCCTCAAGGGCAGCGAGTTCATGTTCTTCACTTTGTTGTCGCCAGAGATCGAATTGCGCGCGATCTTCGGGCGTTGCATGCCCGGAGCTCAGCCTGACAACCCAGTCAATCGCTGCGTCGCTGAGACCTATATCAACGTCAAACTTTTTCCTGTCAGAAACCATGTGATGAACGGCGCTCTAAAATCATGCAATTAAACCAAAAATGGAAATGGACCTACCAATTAAGACGAATGAAGCACTGAGATCTTGCACCTTCAAAAGGTCGATTATTGAAGGTTTCTAAAATGATCTCTACAATGACGAAGCGCTTGCGCCAAATAGCGCGCGACCATGCTTTCGGAAACACCAAGTTGGCGAGCGATATCCCGGTGAGAAAGGCCGTCACAGCGCGCCAAAAGGAGAGCAGAGCATGCATTCTTAGGAATCTGTGTCAGGGCTATCGCTAGTTGGCGAAGATTGTCACGATCCAGCGCGAAGGTTTCCGGTGATGGATAGCTGTCAGCTATCGATGCAAGTATCTCGTCATCAGTGATGCAGTTTGCATTATGACGCTTGTCCTTTCGCAAAAGATCAATCGCAATATTGCCCGCAATTCTAAGAATAAAGGCACGGTGGTCACGAATTTCCTGGTGTTTACTTTTTAACGACGCAAGTCTTAGCCAGGTCTCCTGTAAAGCATCTTCGGTTATTTCATGAGAACTAACCCGTCTCTTAAGCGCATCGCGAAGCCACTTTAATTGACGAAAATAAACGCTAATGAGTTCATCATCCGTATTTTCAGTGGATTGTAGTTTCATGCGCTGGCGCTACCCTCGGATGCCAGGTTCGCAACCGATGTCTTGAGATGAGAACGATTTTTCGCGCTTAATACCATACCGCTTTAGTCAAGTTAAGGCGTAAATTCGAATTACCCGCTCTTGTTTATATCTTGTCAGAAACTGATTATCTCTTGTCTTTCAGCAAAGGTTCATAATTCTCCCATTAACGATTTTGTGAAGCCGTCGTACTTTGCTCTTAATCTGCAAATAACGATGGCGATCAAAGGTGCCCTGTATATGCAGGGGACACTTGCCTTTATAAGGAGAAGGGCCATGCCTATTCGTTCGAAGCGCCTTGTACTGCTTGCCACGGTTTTCGCTCCAGCAATTTCATTATCTATAGATATACAGCCGAGTATCGCTCAGCCTGCCGAGACATCGGTAATTCTCGCTCAGGATAGCAGCGAAGAGTTTCCCCAGGATCAAAATCTTGAGCAGCAGCAAGCCGAGGAAGAAGCGCGTCGTGCTGCCGAAGAACAGCAACGAGCCGCTGAAGAAGAAAACAGACGCCAAGCCGAAGAGCAACAGCGAGCTGCACAAGAAGAAGCGGACCGTCAGGCAGATGAACAGCGAAGAATCGCAGAACAAGCTCAACGAGAGGCAATCGAACAGCAGCGCGCTGCTGAGCAGCAGCGTGCAAATGAAGAAGAACTGAAGGATCAGGCAGAGCAAGCTCGACAGAAAGCTGAGAGTGAGCAACGTGCGGCCGAAGAACAGATGCGGCAACGTGCGGAAGAAGAAAAAAGAATTGCTCACGAGGAAGCTGAAAAGCAGGCCCGCGCGCAGGAAAAAGCTGCCGAAGAAGCAAAGCGGAACGCAGCCGAACATCAAGCAGGTGAAGAGCAGCAGCGTGCTGTAGAAGAACAGGCCCGGCAGAAAGCTGCGGAAGAATCGGCCAAACAGGAAATAGAAAATCTACCCTCGGCCCCAGTTGAAGAAACTAAAAGCGAGGCGCCTGCTGCTCAACCTTCAAAAAATGAAGGTGAAGAAGAACAGCCAACGCCGCCAATTGTACAGGAAGCGCCTCAGCCACAGCCGGAAGCACCGGTTGAACAACCAACGGAGCAACCGCGTGTCGATCATTCCCCTGAGGTGCCAACACCTCAGCCAGAAATCGTTGATCAGCTTACGACTGAAGAAAAGCGGGAAATAGCCAAAGATCCTGCTAAAAGCGATGAAACAGTTGTTTTGCCGGTTGAGAATGGTGCTGCGGTTCTTGATAGCGACAAAGATGCAGACAACCGCGGCGGCAACCTGTCACGAGAGGATCGCCGCAAGCAGCGTGAACAGCAACGTGTGACAGAAGAAAATACGTCTCCTCCTGCAGATGACGCAGCAGCTCAGGTCGCAATGCCTGATGATATCAAGGATAATCTTTCTCAAAAGATCGAAGCTAACCTGAAGGAAGAAGGTAAGCGGATTAAGGATGCACCGGCTTTTGCAGTGCCGGAAACGACCAACATCATCAAAAATACGGTTATAAATAACACGGTCATCAATAATACGGCCGTGAACAATATCGATAACAGTATGACGAATGTGAAGGTTATCGAGCAAATTGACAATCGCGTCATTCTAGATGTCGGCGACCGTATTTTCGTACGTGGCGATGACCGTCCTCGGCTGCGTCGTGACGCAGAACGCTCATACTATGATGAATTGCCTGGCGGTCGCATGCGCGAAACCATAGTGCGTCCCGGCGGTTACGAAATCGTAACGGTTTACAACCGATACGGCGATATTCTCCAGCGCACCCGCATCGATCGCGATGGTAATGAATATCTAATGATGTACGCGCCGGAATATGATGACGGACCGCGCGCAGCTATAGTTGATGTTGGCTATGAGCTCCCACCCATGCGCCTGACAGTGCCTGTGCGTGATTACATCATAGATGTTGCAGATGATCCTGATCGCGATTTTTACGACTTTCTGGCAAGACCTCCGGTCGAGCGGGTTGAGCGTGTTTATACGATCGATGAAGTACGACATTCCGCACGTCTGAGAGACAAAGTGCGCCGCATCGATCTCGATACAATTCATTTTGCTACAGGAAGTGCCGAGGTTTCACTGTCTCAGGCAAAAACCCTGCGTAAGGTTGCTGATGCCATGCACAAAGTCCTTCAAAAAGACCCCGGCGAAACTTTCTTCATTGAAGGGCATACCGACGCCGTAGGATCGGATCGGTCAAATCTCATACTGTCAGATCGCCGAGCTGAGTCAGTTGCGAGCCTGCTCACGGAAGTTTACGACATCCCGGCAGAAAATCTTGTTACGCAAGGGTATGGAGAGCGCTTCCTGAAAATCCGCACTCAGGCGGCAGAACAGGAAAACCGTCGGGTCACTATTAGGCGTGTGACACCTTTGGTTCGCCCTGTGGCACAGCGCTAAATTCAGAAGAATAAGTGACCGGCCAAGTGTGGCATCAACTTTTTTGAACAGGCCGCGACCAGCATTAAAGTATTTCCAGCAAAAGTATGAAGCGGTTTTGCGTTGGATAATGCTTAAAAACAAAGAGATAGAGTGGTTCCAACGACTTCGTTTTAAGCGGAACCGCTCTAGCTGGATCGTTAAAACGTTTTGATGATAATGGAGACGTTCCGTCTCCGTTATCACCAACTTCGTACCCCCTGTCGCCAGCTAAAAATATGAAAGTATTAGAGGTTACCGAACGTATTCTCAGCTGAAAAAGCGATTTGAAGGGCGTGGGAGACCGAGATGTTCGCGCAGCGTGCTGCCCTCATAATCGGTGCGGAAAATACCACGACGCTGTAGCTCAGGTACCAATTTTTCCACTACATCATCAAGGCCTTCGGGCAGGAAGGGGAATGCAACCGTAAAGCCGTCACTGGCGCCCTCCTCCAGCCACTTCTGCATTTCATCAGCAACGCTTTTGATGGTTCCGACGAAAGCAAGCCCCGAATAGCCGCCATAACGCTGGGCAAGCTGTCGGACAGTCAGCTTCTCCTCTTCGGCCAGTTTAAGCACCTGCGCCCTGCCCGACTTACTTGCATTGGTTTCGGGAATTTGAGGCAAATACTCATCTGGATCAAAGCCTGAAACATCATGCCCAAGAGCAATCGATAGCGATGCGATACCGCTGTCATAGTGAACAAGACTATCGAGCTTTGCACGCTTCTGCTTGGCTTCCTCAATACTATCGCCAAGGACAATAAAGGCTGCGGGCAATATCTTGAGCGACGATGACGTTCGACCGGCGGCAGTCAACCGCGATTTCAAATCAGCATAAAGCTTCTTTGATTCAACAATGTCTCGTGGCGCGCAGAACACCACTTCCGCGGTTTCCGCCGCCAGCTGCCGCCCCGGTTCCGAT
This genomic interval carries:
- a CDS encoding OmpA family protein, producing MPIRSKRLVLLATVFAPAISLSIDIQPSIAQPAETSVILAQDSSEEFPQDQNLEQQQAEEEARRAAEEQQRAAEEENRRQAEEQQRAAQEEADRQADEQRRIAEQAQREAIEQQRAAEQQRANEEELKDQAEQARQKAESEQRAAEEQMRQRAEEEKRIAHEEAEKQARAQEKAAEEAKRNAAEHQAGEEQQRAVEEQARQKAAEESAKQEIENLPSAPVEETKSEAPAAQPSKNEGEEEQPTPPIVQEAPQPQPEAPVEQPTEQPRVDHSPEVPTPQPEIVDQLTTEEKREIAKDPAKSDETVVLPVENGAAVLDSDKDADNRGGNLSREDRRKQREQQRVTEENTSPPADDAAAQVAMPDDIKDNLSQKIEANLKEEGKRIKDAPAFAVPETTNIIKNTVINNTVINNTAVNNIDNSMTNVKVIEQIDNRVILDVGDRIFVRGDDRPRLRRDAERSYYDELPGGRMRETIVRPGGYEIVTVYNRYGDILQRTRIDRDGNEYLMMYAPEYDDGPRAAIVDVGYELPPMRLTVPVRDYIIDVADDPDRDFYDFLARPPVERVERVYTIDEVRHSARLRDKVRRIDLDTIHFATGSAEVSLSQAKTLRKVADAMHKVLQKDPGETFFIEGHTDAVGSDRSNLILSDRRAESVASLLTEVYDIPAENLVTQGYGERFLKIRTQAAEQENRRVTIRRVTPLVRPVAQR
- a CDS encoding RNA polymerase sigma factor, coding for MKLQSTENTDDELISVYFRQLKWLRDALKRRVSSHEITEDALQETWLRLASLKSKHQEIRDHRAFILRIAGNIAIDLLRKDKRHNANCITDDEILASIADSYPSPETFALDRDNLRQLAIALTQIPKNACSALLLARCDGLSHRDIARQLGVSESMVARYLAQALRHCRDHFRNLQ
- a CDS encoding LLM class flavin-dependent oxidoreductase — encoded protein: MRPVSLHTGAWRYPGSYADANFNFKHLKAFAQKLEAAKFDAFFMADHLAVLNMPVEALKRSHTVTSFEPFTLLSALAAVTDKIGLVATASTTFDEPYHIARRFASLDHISQGRAAWNIVTTSNPDSALNFGKEEHVEHGERYKRAREFYDVVTGLWDSFADDAFIRDQESGIFFDPSKMHVLDHHGDDFNVRGPLNIARPVQGWPVIVQAGQSEPGRQLAAETAEVVFCAPRDIVESKKLYADLKSRLTAAGRTSSSLKILPAAFIVLGDSIEEAKQKRAKLDSLVHYDSGIASLSIALGHDVSGFDPDEYLPQIPETNASKSGRAQVLKLAEEEKLTVRQLAQRYGGYSGLAFVGTIKSVADEMQKWLEEGASDGFTVAFPFLPEGLDDVVEKLVPELQRRGIFRTDYEGSTLREHLGLPRPSNRFFS